gtaactttttttttttactgaatgtTGTTAATTGAGTAGTGACTATATAgcttaaaaatatttgttagatGGTGATTCTGAGTGGACTGaaatatatatagtttcttGAAAGAGAAAGAGCCAGATGAAAgataaagagaaaagaaagattatTCTTTTAAGAGATGTAAATTTGATATAGTTTCAGGCAACTTGCACATCAGACTATGTTAAATGCTCCTACTCCTTcaagaacaattcaattttcCACTTGTTCACTGGACATGGAAAATTGAACAGGCTTCATAAGTTTATATCTTACATATGCAATACTTTTCACCCAAAACAAATCTTGCATATGCAATACATTTTCAAATGGTCTATTGTAACATTTTAGATTGTTTACAAATTTGAATGCATAAATCTCGTTTATAGGTACTTTTAGTAATCTGACATTCCCGGTCAACTTTGGAAGGAATATCATATCATTGATAATGCAAACAAATGAAGAGCGCGAAAAACCTGTCTTTGAAAACTCATTTTTACAGTGGAGTCAATGGCAGCTGTTGGATTCTATTCTACCTACCGGTGGATTCGCTCATTCTTTTGGTCTTGAAGCAGCAGTTCAGTCCCGCTTAGTGTCTGATTCAAATGAGCTCAAGACATTTCTTATTCATGTATTGGAGAATACAGGGAGCTTGTTCCTTCCTTTTGTGTACTTGTCTTGCATGTCGCCGAATATGGAAACCTGGCATAAACTTGACAGGATATTGGATGCTACCCTTACTAATGAAGTGGGTCGAAAGGCATCAATCTCACAAGGATCTGCATTAATGAGGGTAGCTTCAGCTGTGTTTGCGGAGATTCCTTCTCTCAAAACAATGAGAGATTCTTCTATGAAGTTAGGGACTGTATCTTTTCATCACGCTCCTATATTTGGACTAACATGTGGTGCGTTGGGGTTCGATAGTACAAGTTCTCAGAGAGCTTTCATGTTCATAACAATGAGAGATGTGGTATCTGCTGCTACAAGGTTGAACTTGATAGGACCCCTTGGTGCAGCATTGTTGCAACATCAAGTTGCTCCTATTGCTGAAGTTATATTAGAAAAATGGATGAATCGTGATGTTGAGGAAGCATGTCAAACTATGCCTCTTCTAGATACTGTGCAAGGTTGTCATGGTTACTTGTTTTCAAGATTGTTTTCATCTTAGAAGACCACATATATTGTTTTTAACATTGAAGTACTGTTTTCGGAATTTGGAATGgttttaacttttcattttgcATTTTATTGTTTGATGTTTCACACCAAATGGTTCTGAACATTCACTTTGTTGATAATTCATTTTGGGGCGCAGTTATGGATGATAAGAAAGTGGGGTAGAAAATAAAGAATTTGACAAAGGAGGATAAAGGGTCGCcaaacaaataacttaaaaaatgatataattttgttAATGGAGCTAGGGGTGTAAAAATTTTGTCGGTTCgattttcaattgaaaaaatattcaaaccGACAAAATCTACATCAGTTCGGTTTGCTtttgttttcatcattttttaaaagtagAACCAAACTAAACTGAACCAATGATATctggtttgatttggttcggttgattGATTCACATgatgcaataaaaaatgtaattttcatAACTAGAAAATAGAAACTCTCATTTTCAATTTATTGAACACTTTCTTTAGTACCATATCTTTCTTCTTAACATGACATCTTGCTTTACTACCTCAACCTTCCAACCCATCCCTTGCCGTTGAGTGGGAGAAACCACCAGTGTTGTTTTGTCGAGTGTGAGATGACAACTGCTTCGCTTCCTCAACTCTCCAACCCATTCCTCCTCCACTGTTGTTTTGTTGAGTGTGTGAAACGACGTGCTTACTTAAGTTGTTTGAGTAATGATGTTAGTAAAATCTTAGGTCTGGCGTAAGTCAAATTGAGATTTGCAAGTTTAGTAAATCTAGCGGATTGGTACATCGATTTCTTAGATATCAAAATTAAGTTCCGTTTCCTTTGGTTTGGTTAATAAAAAGTTTGGATATGAAAGATGGTTTCACTTGTAAGATAGGATATGGAGATACTAATTTCTGGTTCCAAATGTGGCGCTCAGAGCATCCTCTTTGTGATATAATCCAAGATATCCCGCCTCAGTTTATGAGCTTAAAGATCAAGAATATCTATGAGTTGATGATAGAAATATCATTACAAATCTAAATCTTCCACTAGCCCAAGGAACTTACTATATCAATACACAGATTGATATAACTTTCTTCAAACTAAGTCTACTGTCTATAGCATCAAGGTTTTTTAATGTTTCTCCTACATGCCTTTTTTGGTTAGAAACGATGAAACTATTTCTCACCACTTTGTTCATGAGTGTTGTCTGCTTTAATTTAAAAGTCTATTACTCTCTTTAGTTTTGGTTTCATCGTCTttcttaatttgaatttttatgccGTGATGTCCGTCTTCCCATTATTATTAATAGGCTGcgtaaatatatgtatttcatcgTTGCAATTAGGGgttatttaaaaattggtcattgtaatcgctaatcctgacaatttactcttgcattgtttaatcatttaaaatttcgtccctctccccacttaatcactgccacataactaatttgatgacgtggcaatcactgtcatacatgaaattccaattttacccatGAGtttcaattctttcttcaatattttgtcctcttcttaagggcaaagtTGGAATTTCACGTGTGGCAGTGATTGTCacatcatcaaattagtgatgtgacagtgattaagttggtcaaaggacgaaattttaaatggttaatgattgcaaggctagtttgcaaggattaacgAATACAAGAACccatttttaaacgacccctaattgcaaggatgaaatacatatttaagctttATTAATATAGTCGTGATAGcgattttattcaatttaaaataatttttattagtcaaaattataaagaaatttttttatttcagaaaaatattaatttaaatgtaATAGTAATGGAAATCAacactttaaattaaaaattaaataatattcaaatatgttttttccctaaaataattcatataattttcgaatttaaaagatattattgtaacaaacaaatctaaaaaaaaatcatataattttcaaatttaaaagatattattgtaacaaacaaaaagatAAAGTATCAAAGGGTTTGCAGGTAGGTTTGTGCAATATACTTGACAATATAATTGTGATAAGTTATATGCCTTATATAAATGGGATGGGATAAGTTAAATggcttatcaaaaaaaattcacgTGAAAAGTTAACAAACAACATGATAAGAATTTTCACATTCCCATAGTATTTGGAAAATTCGGTAAGTCCAACTATATTGccatagtttatttatttaaaactcTCTTTCATTCCCCCCTAATATTTTGGAAATTCAGTTAATGAAATACATATAAATTTGAATATCTCACAATTCACATAGTTAAAAAAAGAGAAGGTCCCAACAGTTTCATCCGTCTTTTCTCGAACCCTCTTTTCATTCTCAATACCCTCTCAAAACACTTTCAAACGATGGAGAGAGTCAAGCTCATGATTACTTATGGTGGAGAAATCCAACCTAGGCTTACTGCTCTTCATGATCATCGTCGTTATTCCTACATCGGTGGAGACAATAAAATCATCACCGTCGATCGTAATATCAACTTCTCCGACCTCATGGCAAAGCTTTCCTCATTCATGGTTTCCAATGTTTGCTTCAAGTATCAACTCCTTGGTGAAGATTTTGATGCTTTGATCCCAGTTTATAACGAAGAAGATCTCAATCATATGATGTTCGAGTATGATCGTATGTGTCACTTTTCACGAAAGCCTGCATGGTTGAGGGTCTTCCTCTTCCCTGTCCCTGTTAACAACAACAAGGCatcttttgattctttggcTTCTGCTATCAAGCTCAAACAATTTTCCGTCAACTCGCTCAATTCCGTTCATGTTCCTCCTGTAGAAGATTTATCTCCTCTTACTACACCTCCACCTCCGCAATCGACGAGGAGTCAGATTGAATTCCCAAAGACTTCTCTGGATTTTGCGCCTAAGGATACGGTCACAAAAACTAAGATGAAGCAATTTCATGGACTGCATATCgtgaatgatgaatttgaagataTTCTAAAACTGTTTTTGAAGCGTAATTTTTCAAAGAAGAAGGAATTTCATGGACTACACATCGTGAACGATGAATTCGAAGATATTCTACAACTGTTttgaaattgtaattttttgatGTCCGGTGTAGTTCACTAATGTTTCTGAGTACAGTCAATTGTATGGATtcaaatttattaatatattggTTTTTTATCATGGATCTGTCTCATATATTTCTTCCACTTAATTATCTCTCCtatatgttgttaaattttttgTCTGATATTGATACGCAGTACGTAGCCATTAGCAATTTGAATTTGGTTGATAAattttgtgtttatattttaaattaacacATAACAAATGAAATCAATGCATGTTATGGAAGTGAAATTTCTTTAACAAATGAAACCTAAAGTTGATTAAAAAACCTAAAACCTTTAATAACTTATTATTGGAGAAAATGTCATGTGGTGTGATACTGTCAGCATATGTTTCAGAATTTCTATATGATATTGTTTGCGGTTGGGGGAGTAATGTCTATTGGTCCTCTTATACGCATAATTCTATTAGAACTCCTTATTCTTGTGACCAATTAAGGTACAATTTTCATTGATATGAGGTTGtagttaattaatttgatgattCATTGTAAATGTAATTTCATTGATCAGTTTGATTTCATCTTACCTGTCTAGTATCAACCAAGTAGTCTTAGGTGTAGATCGTATAGCTATTTCTATATATTAAATCCAACCTGAAAATATGATGCACAATATTGTTCATTAGCTATAGTAATAATTAACATGtgacattttcttcaaatattaCCTTCATTGATTTATACAGTATATAAATGCATATCTAAATTTTATGGCATGGTATGAGAGGTAGACTATAACTTGATTATCATTGCAGTATGtttaaggttatataattaGGGCCGGTCTTGTGCAAGTGCAAGAAGCTCTTGGCATAGGTCTCAAACTTAGAGGGGCTTcaattagaaagaaagaaaaaaacaactaaaattCTTGTACCTAGGACTAAAATCAACTACTAAATGTCCTATATCCGTAGGTAAAAGACTAATAGACATTGATTTTGCTGTcaattatgtattattcataggTAAATGTCTATATTTTCCTGTAGGGAAAACTCATGTTTAAATAggctatttgataaaaaaataaaaaaaagtttctttcaacaaaataaatgtgATTGTATGACAATTAATACTACGGCCATTTTAAGGGTTGAATAACTAAACTAATTTGAACAAagggataaaaaaattgaaggttcTCGGTTGTTCAAATCCGGATTAAGAAAAAATTACTaacatttatcataaaaaaactacaactcctaaataaatttttgcttatcTACGTATAATCCTCTATTATCTATAATTACAACGTATAAATACACCATTTTAGGTTGGATTTTTCATTATTCAAAACTTACCTTTCATTAAttgctattttaaaaaaataaaaataaaaataaaactagaaACACATATTATATATAGATAAATTGGATAAGTTTCCGAACTGccaatccaaaataaaatgtgtgTGATATACTTGgaaacaaaatttatataaactaGCGAAAAGAAGGGCACTCACGTGCCCAtttttccgctctttttattgcacaattgtttgaaaattatgaacggtgtttctttttatgaaattttgattttgattaaaactaaaaatattaaaactaaccatgattatctatttcaatgacaccaacaatataacaaaaaaaaatattctatattcttttttttaatgataccaacaataatttttattatagaaaaaattgtttaaggatataattgGGATAGTAAAagagtaaatataaatatactcatctaatttgttgcattttttaaataagtttttcgtccctataaatgtatcaaattttgattttagtctctaaaatataaaatgagcTGTTTTCATCGtcacaaaattttttgttttgttttttttttttttttatccctaatgaatataaattttgacatgtttttgacattttttttaacataatatgaatatataaaGGTGATACATAATAAACAAACATGAAATATATACAATTTGAACATAAAAGATTTATAATCTTGACATTCACATGAACATAAAGTGGCCATTAAGGACCAAaagcaaaataaattattttgtgaggttgaaaacattcagtttaattttttagggactaaaatcaaaattcgctGTATTTATAGGgatgaaaaacttatttaaccccaaaaaaatttatcaaagaaaataaagaccTCCGTCTTAAAGTTTGGAATCtgaatttttctctctttcacacGTATCCGACTCCTTATCTCTCGTCTTACTTTTGGCGAAACCGTTAAAATAGTTACATTTGTGCTCCCACTATTGGTCTCAGACCAACTCTCAAATGTCGAGCGTACATACCACCAAACCCAACCCAACATCATTTCAACACTTTGCTTGACGCAGCTTTTTTAGGGATGCATGTCATACCGTAAAAGCCCCAACTCCTAAACCCACAAGTGGTGAAACCTCAGTCAAGTCCACACATGCATGTTTTACTCCAACCCATCCGTACACCATAACATTTGCATGCCTAAGTGTCGATATTCTATCTAGAGGGTCAGTCAGAAAATTCACATGCGCCTCCTTCTTCACTGATACTCCCGCCCGCctgaatatatcaaaaagtacATCCCTAACAAAGTCATGCATGTACTTAAAGTTGGGAAGCTCCTTACAATGAACGGCACGCTCCCTAAAAGTATCTAGATACGCCTTACGACAAACCGGGCACACCTCATCAATGGAAAATAATGGAATCataatttgaaattaatattattaaaatttgaattttaaaataataatagaaatcaaaattttaaataaaacataaattatattataaaaaaaactaattaatattcAAACAATTCTTAAATAAAAGTTTGCATATCAAACGTGCATATTATGTAAAAGAAAGAGAACGAAACCCGTTAATCCAACTATATTGTCTTACGTCATTCACAGACAGTTAATCGTTAGTTTGATGACTATGAGATAATTTTGTACTCCCCTGGTACTTAGGAAAATCAGTTTACTCAATACttataaatttgattttctcaCATAGAAGGGTTGAAAATCAGTTTACTCAATACCTAGTATCATCATCATGTCTTCATCATCATCGGTCGatactaaaaaaggaaaatggtcAAAAGAAGAGGATGAAATATTAAAAGCATATGTGGAAAAACATGGAACCAGAAATTGGGACGAGGTATCAAAGAACACAGGACTTGCACACTTCGGAAGAAGTTGCCGTTTTAGATGGTATAATAACCTAAGACCTGGTGTAAAAAAGGGTCCATttagtaaagaagaagaaaataaagtcTTTCAGTTACGTAAGAAGTTTGGTGGATTCAAATGGTCTAAAATCGCTCGCGAGGtatttttgttcatgttttactttctttttttttcaattgaacCTATAACAACATAGTCACATACATAGGAGGTTATTTGGATTTTTTACATACACTCTAGTCTGAAAAATCTAGCTTTACATAATTTGGTATTTTTTTGATCATGTCATTAATTTGCATTCGTTATTTTTGTGACAGTTGCCTGGAAGAACCGATAATGACATCAAGAACTTTTGGAATGCGAgaaagagaaaacataaaaagtgTGGCTTGTCACCCTTCCCTGACAACATGGAACTGGATGATGAGTTGAATGGTGGTTCCAGTGGCCAACAAGTTGAGGATTCTCAAGAAAATAACTTTGATGTCTCAAATAAGCAGTTTTCAAAGTTGGTTGATGATTCAAATATGTTCTACAATAATGTGGGAAGTACTTCTACAAGCAATCATACTACCTCGAGATTGATTGATAGGTGAGTAGATTATGCATTGCTATACATCTATTAGTGTTGCCAATATTAATAATAGttttctgtaaaaaaattatacgttaAATTTACAATTACTTTCGTCAATTTCAGGGGTGGCGCTGGAATTTCACCTATACTTTTGACTATGCAATCTGATCTGCCTCCACTCCCTCAGAATCCACCACCTATGGAGACTCAATATCAGATGTCAGGATCAATTTCTCCATATACAGAAGAGAATTGGGAAGGTTTGGATGCTAGTCGCGTGAATTCCTCTAAGataaattttgt
Above is a genomic segment from Medicago truncatula cultivar Jemalong A17 chromosome 5, MtrunA17r5.0-ANR, whole genome shotgun sequence containing:
- the LOC11434266 gene encoding transcription factor MYB15 encodes the protein MSSSSSVDTKKGKWSKEEDEILKAYVEKHGTRNWDEVSKNTGLAHFGRSCRFRWYNNLRPGVKKGPFSKEEENKVFQLRKKFGGFKWSKIARELPGRTDNDIKNFWNARKRKHKKCGLSPFPDNMELDDELNGGSSGQQVEDSQENNFDVSNKQFSKLVDDSNMFYNNVGSTSTSNHTTSRLIDRGGAGISPILLTMQSDLPPLPQNPPPMETQYQMSGSISPYTEENWEGLDASRVNSSKINFVDEEGKKPVSSENDFEGNHNDLIATDIWFNYDLYEKDINNLHDKLQHDVNDSLDTTMYGKGEEPVSSEHDFEVNHDDLMNPKLWFDINELLNDDDNNFDHDKLPQLYMEKA
- the LOC11424558 gene encoding uncharacterized protein gives rise to the protein MERVKLMITYGGEIQPRLTALHDHRRYSYIGGDNKIITVDRNINFSDLMAKLSSFMVSNVCFKYQLLGEDFDALIPVYNEEDLNHMMFEYDRMCHFSRKPAWLRVFLFPVPVNNNKASFDSLASAIKLKQFSVNSLNSVHVPPVEDLSPLTTPPPPQSTRSQIEFPKTSLDFAPKDTVTKTKMKQFHGLHIVNDEFEDILKLFLKRNFSKKKEFHGLHIVNDEFEDILQLF
- the LOC11430631 gene encoding urease accessory protein F: MQTNEEREKPVFENSFLQWSQWQLLDSILPTGGFAHSFGLEAAVQSRLVSDSNELKTFLIHVLENTGSLFLPFVYLSCMSPNMETWHKLDRILDATLTNEVGRKASISQGSALMRVASAVFAEIPSLKTMRDSSMKLGTVSFHHAPIFGLTCGALGFDSTSSQRAFMFITMRDVVSAATRLNLIGPLGAALLQHQVAPIAEVILEKWMNRDVEEACQTMPLLDTVQGCHGYLFSRLFSS